A section of the Sedimentisphaera cyanobacteriorum genome encodes:
- a CDS encoding PAS domain S-box protein produces MKLLLLICAAELIGSEKGSADFLSEAEKEFIAEHPVVKVAPDKNFAPIEFVEDGEIKGFSGEYLRIISEKTGLEFKITQTDNWAETLESAIEWNSDVLSAAAYTEERKSRLLFSRPYVTFPIGIYTKLGGVYVTNLRELSGKKVAVVNDYAVEKWLRNDYPDIRIVETDSVTDSLQRLSEGKVEAVIEDFLVAKYNIAKYGIKDIKAAGATPYQYKICFGVRKDWPELRNIINKTIASLSEQEIARINKKWAESAIIHHINIKKARFWVTVSAGLGVLVTTLILLWNKKLKSRVKQSTNKLLAEKEKFKTILNSAGDAVYVHRQDGKLLLYNKQAMDELGYTEKELSELNVIDIDNNLNEPVDVQKALDNTAYGKSFVFKTENIRKDGSTFPAEVRLKSFEIDGEKVYLGISRNIEQRERQEKEQEAMVKLFRLVNCREKLSELIKELLPYLKEWANCDAAGIRLKKGEDYPYYHTAGFSDEFINSENSLCILNKKYRPVRGWRNETDLACMCGAVVSGEINRDIPNFTESGSFWTNSSSSLRDDFINTGFSENIRNRCCSEGYESIALIPLKDAGEIIGLIQFNSENKNNFDIETIRSLERIADSLACVVSRYTALSSLRESNKLFRLIYEKTLLGYQCLDTHGIIKEVNSAFLSIIGCSREEMLGKDFSEFLDANSANMFKKALSSEKSEVRELCLNLKSKKGENLFIEMDWNAEISRESSIENYHVIIRDATERKKSEERNRKLSEQLHQRQKLESLGTLAGGIAHDFNNILTAIMGHAGLAKKNCGEDSNAYKNITQILQASERAKKLVNQILTFSRSSDLQKTSVSICSIIDECLQMIKPSVPGNVRIYKFIRTSSDTISGNESQLLQIISNLITNSIHAVGEKNGQIYIIVEEALLEEPLVTINGNLSPGKYIKLTVSDNGCGMDEGTKEKLFEPFFTTKPVDKGTGMGLPVVHGIISSLGGLITIDSQAGKGTDFNIFFPPAENQQQ; encoded by the coding sequence TTGAAGCTGCTTTTGCTTATCTGCGCCGCAGAGCTTATAGGCAGTGAAAAGGGCAGTGCTGATTTTCTCAGCGAAGCAGAAAAGGAATTTATAGCAGAGCATCCTGTAGTAAAGGTGGCGCCGGATAAAAACTTTGCTCCGATAGAATTTGTAGAGGACGGCGAAATCAAAGGTTTTTCCGGGGAATATTTGAGAATCATCTCCGAAAAAACAGGCCTTGAATTCAAAATCACACAGACAGACAATTGGGCTGAAACTTTAGAGAGCGCAATAGAATGGAATTCCGATGTACTCAGCGCGGCTGCATACACCGAAGAAAGAAAATCCCGTCTTCTATTCAGCCGTCCTTATGTAACTTTTCCAATAGGCATTTACACTAAGCTGGGAGGTGTATACGTTACAAACTTAAGGGAGCTCAGCGGGAAAAAAGTTGCTGTAGTTAATGATTATGCTGTGGAAAAATGGCTGAGAAACGACTACCCTGACATTAGAATTGTTGAAACTGATTCCGTAACAGATTCCCTCCAAAGGCTAAGCGAGGGTAAGGTTGAAGCTGTAATCGAAGATTTTCTTGTGGCCAAATACAATATAGCCAAATACGGGATCAAAGATATAAAGGCGGCCGGAGCAACTCCATATCAATATAAAATATGCTTCGGAGTTCGCAAAGACTGGCCGGAACTGAGAAACATAATAAATAAAACAATTGCCAGCCTTTCAGAGCAGGAAATAGCGAGAATCAATAAAAAATGGGCTGAATCTGCAATTATTCACCATATCAACATAAAGAAAGCTCGATTCTGGGTTACAGTATCTGCGGGGTTAGGGGTTTTAGTTACAACCCTTATTCTTTTGTGGAACAAAAAACTTAAATCAAGAGTTAAACAAAGCACAAACAAGCTTTTAGCAGAAAAGGAAAAATTCAAGACAATTCTGAACAGTGCTGGAGATGCTGTTTACGTGCACAGACAGGACGGCAAACTTCTCTTGTACAACAAACAGGCAATGGATGAGCTTGGCTATACAGAAAAGGAACTTTCTGAGCTTAACGTTATAGACATAGATAACAATCTTAATGAGCCTGTAGATGTCCAGAAAGCACTTGATAATACAGCTTATGGCAAAAGCTTTGTTTTTAAAACAGAAAACATAAGAAAAGACGGCAGCACTTTCCCAGCAGAAGTGAGACTTAAAAGCTTTGAGATTGACGGAGAGAAAGTTTATCTCGGAATTTCTCGAAATATAGAGCAGCGTGAGAGACAGGAAAAAGAACAGGAGGCGATGGTAAAGCTTTTCAGGCTGGTAAACTGCAGGGAAAAGCTCAGCGAACTCATTAAAGAACTGCTTCCGTATCTCAAAGAATGGGCAAACTGCGATGCCGCAGGAATCAGGCTCAAAAAAGGCGAAGACTATCCTTACTACCACACAGCAGGCTTTTCAGATGAATTTATAAACTCCGAGAATTCCCTTTGCATTCTGAATAAAAAGTACCGTCCTGTAAGGGGCTGGCGCAATGAAACTGATCTGGCCTGTATGTGCGGGGCTGTTGTAAGCGGTGAGATAAACCGCGATATTCCAAACTTCACAGAATCAGGGAGTTTCTGGACAAACTCATCAAGCAGTTTGAGAGATGACTTCATAAACACTGGTTTTTCTGAAAACATAAGAAACAGATGCTGCTCTGAAGGATACGAATCAATAGCCTTGATCCCTCTGAAGGATGCAGGTGAGATTATCGGGCTTATTCAGTTTAACTCAGAAAATAAAAACAACTTTGACATTGAAACAATCCGCTCTCTGGAAAGGATAGCCGACAGCCTTGCGTGCGTTGTTTCCAGATATACCGCCCTTTCCTCTCTGCGGGAAAGCAATAAACTTTTCAGGCTGATTTACGAAAAAACACTTCTCGGCTATCAATGCCTTGATACTCATGGAATAATCAAAGAAGTTAATTCAGCTTTCCTTTCAATCATCGGCTGCAGCAGAGAAGAAATGCTCGGTAAAGACTTTTCTGAATTCTTGGATGCAAACTCCGCCAATATGTTCAAAAAAGCCTTAAGCTCAGAGAAAAGCGAGGTTAGAGAGCTTTGCCTTAATCTAAAGTCTAAAAAAGGAGAAAACCTTTTTATAGAGATGGACTGGAACGCTGAGATCTCCCGTGAAAGCAGCATTGAAAATTATCACGTAATCATAAGAGATGCAACAGAGAGAAAGAAAAGCGAAGAGAGAAACCGAAAGCTTTCTGAGCAGCTCCATCAAAGACAGAAGCTTGAATCCTTGGGCACGCTTGCCGGCGGAATAGCACACGATTTCAACAATATATTAACCGCAATAATGGGGCATGCCGGGCTCGCAAAGAAAAACTGCGGAGAAGACTCCAACGCCTATAAAAACATCACCCAGATACTTCAGGCCTCCGAGAGAGCGAAGAAGCTGGTAAACCAGATACTCACATTCAGCAGATCATCAGATTTGCAGAAAACCAGCGTATCTATCTGCTCGATTATCGATGAATGCCTTCAGATGATCAAGCCTTCAGTGCCGGGGAACGTGCGTATATACAAGTTTATAAGAACAAGCAGCGATACAATCAGCGGCAATGAATCCCAGCTTTTGCAGATTATCTCAAACCTTATCACAAACTCAATACACGCTGTGGGCGAGAAGAACGGGCAGATTTATATTATCGTTGAGGAGGCTTTGCTCGAGGAGCCTTTGGTTACGATAAACGGAAACCTATCGCCCGGGAAGTACATAAAACTTACAGTAAGCGATAACGGCTGCGGGATGGATGAAGGTACAAAGGAAAAATTATTCGAGCCGTTTTTCACAACCAAACCTGTGGACAAAGGTACGGGGATGGGACTGCCCGTGGTTCACGGAATAATCAGCAGCTTAGGCGGGCTGATTACCATAGACTCGCAGGCAGGCAAAGGGACAGATTTCAACATATTCTTCCCGCCGGCAGAAAATCAGCAGCAATAA
- a CDS encoding response regulator, giving the protein MTKILVIDDDSQILEMVTEVLEDAGYQVFGASDGDKGVELFREKSPDLVVTDIIMPGKEGIGTLMDIKNYNPDVKAIAISGGGRVVRASDALKDAEFFGAEEILEKPFSCDKLLETVQKVLGDNKP; this is encoded by the coding sequence TTGACCAAAATTCTCGTTATAGATGATGATTCGCAAATCCTGGAAATGGTAACTGAGGTTCTCGAAGATGCCGGATATCAAGTTTTCGGAGCATCTGACGGAGATAAAGGCGTAGAGCTTTTCAGGGAAAAGTCGCCGGATTTGGTAGTTACTGACATCATTATGCCCGGCAAAGAAGGCATCGGAACTCTGATGGACATAAAAAATTATAATCCCGATGTTAAGGCTATAGCGATTTCCGGAGGGGGCAGAGTTGTAAGAGCCTCGGATGCCCTGAAAGATGCAGAGTTTTTCGGAGCTGAGGAAATCCTCGAAAAGCCGTTTTCCTGTGATAAGCTTCTTGAAACAGTTCAGAAAGTTCTCGGCGATAATAAACCTTAA
- a CDS encoding cobalamin B12-binding domain-containing protein, producing MPSNINISSKINGELTEYVDHLVQGHTSYCQNTVSELLSRGWGVLDIFENLFYPSLVLVGKRWETNELSVAQEHIATCITETLITGLYPKIVQEKRAFSGFKAVVSCIENEHHQVGSKMISYLLELWGLQVLYLGADVPKTDLMILTKTEKPDFILFSITLYANMPIFIQTAKDLTSILPESEIIAGGQAFENMQSRLSLPRNVNIFKTLSNLKSYIESRLEQ from the coding sequence ATGCCCTCAAACATAAATATTAGTTCTAAAATAAATGGAGAACTTACAGAATACGTTGACCATCTTGTTCAGGGACACACATCGTACTGCCAGAACACAGTTTCCGAGCTTCTCTCACGTGGCTGGGGAGTCTTGGATATTTTCGAAAATCTCTTTTACCCTTCTCTGGTTCTTGTAGGCAAAAGATGGGAAACCAATGAGCTTTCAGTAGCTCAGGAACATATTGCAACCTGCATAACAGAAACTCTTATAACAGGACTCTACCCTAAGATTGTCCAAGAGAAAAGGGCTTTCTCAGGGTTTAAGGCTGTTGTAAGCTGCATAGAGAATGAGCACCATCAGGTTGGTTCTAAAATGATCTCTTACCTGCTTGAGCTCTGGGGGCTGCAGGTTCTTTATTTAGGTGCAGATGTGCCCAAAACAGACCTTATGATCCTAACAAAAACAGAAAAACCGGACTTCATCCTGTTCAGCATAACGCTTTATGCAAATATGCCGATTTTTATTCAAACTGCAAAAGATCTGACGAGTATTTTACCTGAGAGTGAAATTATTGCAGGCGGGCAGGCGTTTGAAAATATGCAGAGCAGACTCAGCCTGCCGAGAAATGTTAATATTTTCAAAACATTAAGCAATCTGAAGAGTTACATAGAATCCAGGCTTGAACAATAA
- a CDS encoding DUF362 domain-containing protein — protein MKMQNRREFVWNAARAGTLAALTAGAAGLYSASDGQKETENGFSMPDFSAERIDGKTIASVSGSSRPEMARKALGMLGGMERFVEKGDVVALKPNVAFASPESLGATTSPDLVYELSKMCFEAGAKEVLVFDNPINSPQSCFMISGISKAAERAGAKVIIPSDSMFSKYTLSGGGLIVDWPLFNDPLKKADKLIGAAPVKDHHRSGASMTMKNWYGLLGGRRNIFHQDINGIIKELAVMVKPTLVVLDGVITMMRNGPTGGSLSDLKETNTLIASTDMLAADTLGSALLDRKPESLPYLAMAQDAGVGTMDLNKAALMEAKL, from the coding sequence ATGAAAATGCAGAATAGACGGGAATTTGTTTGGAATGCTGCCAGAGCTGGAACTTTGGCCGCCCTTACTGCAGGAGCTGCTGGGCTGTATTCCGCTTCAGACGGCCAGAAGGAAACAGAGAACGGCTTTTCGATGCCTGATTTTTCGGCAGAAAGAATCGACGGCAAAACTATTGCCTCAGTTTCGGGCTCTTCAAGGCCTGAGATGGCAAGAAAAGCATTAGGTATGCTTGGGGGTATGGAGCGATTTGTTGAGAAAGGTGATGTTGTGGCGCTCAAGCCCAACGTGGCGTTCGCTTCGCCCGAATCTCTCGGTGCAACAACAAGCCCCGATCTGGTTTACGAGCTTTCGAAGATGTGTTTCGAGGCAGGGGCAAAAGAGGTTCTGGTGTTTGACAACCCTATAAACAGCCCTCAAAGCTGCTTTATGATTAGCGGGATAAGCAAAGCTGCCGAAAGGGCGGGGGCGAAGGTTATAATTCCCTCAGATTCGATGTTTTCAAAATACACGCTTTCCGGAGGCGGGCTGATAGTGGATTGGCCTCTATTTAATGATCCGCTGAAAAAGGCTGATAAGCTGATTGGAGCTGCTCCTGTAAAAGACCACCATCGAAGCGGGGCATCAATGACTATGAAAAACTGGTACGGCCTGCTCGGCGGCCGCAGAAACATATTCCATCAAGATATAAACGGAATCATCAAAGAGCTTGCTGTTATGGTCAAGCCAACTTTAGTGGTTCTTGACGGGGTAATAACGATGATGCGAAACGGCCCCACAGGCGGGAGCCTCTCAGACCTAAAAGAAACGAATACGCTTATAGCGAGCACGGATATGCTCGCCGCAGATACGCTCGGCTCAGCGCTTCTTGATAGAAAGCCTGAATCGCTGCCTTATCTTGCGATGGCTCAGGATGCAGGAGTTGGAACTATGGATTTGAACAAGGCAGCTCTTATGGAGGCGAAGCTATGA
- a CDS encoding glycoside hydrolase family 2, translating into MKTSAAKTALLVLFLFSSILFAQPYDNPEINREGCEPFHSVITPCADVQEAVSSRYLESERVKLLNGPWKFNMVESKSDIPSGVSKPSFNDSGWDKLPVPSNWQRHGYGLPVYSNHTIAVEPDEVGIYRRKCYLKPADIQSRRVMLAFGGARSALHAYVNGEEVGYAEGSYLPIKFDVTEELKPGYNNLTVIVYRRSDGIHLENFDHWRLSGLFRDVYLSMRPKTYIEDWRVYAAADGDWKVSAKLKNKSASKCSNLALNAMLFDESGKVVAAKKGIRIPEMSSGGEAQVQASAKLDSVKLWSDEKPNLYRTVVELVKDGLTLETIGCNTGFRTVSIEDSQLKLNGRAVEIRGVNRHEWDGEKAQAVEREDMLADVRLMKKNNINAVRTSHYPDDPRFYEICDELGIMVMDEAGLENHWRNHLEKDPEWLGSHMMRIKGVVERDKNHPSVVFWSLGNEFFHGPNVQKMYDWVLKKDPTRAVFNDGRGNKGNNQVGCPSYSNAAELSEAHKTLEQPGIAKEMAHCMGNSLGQLSDMWDLFRDPDYPRLQGGFIWDWIDQGWKMTENGRTFWDYGLRCGKTYQTHFCINGIVNPDRSVSAKLLQVKKAYQPVSVEAVNPEEGVFKIINRHRFTPLSEFEGRWKVEENGKLVSKGGLPALSAEQLQTEKVNVNLPDVEGEAFITFTFYRKSAVPAVPAGHKIAFEQIKINEGEKEKLKQSDFVKFENGTAQSSSLKLEIEKGLPASIVYNEKEILESPAKLSFWRAEIDNDTQNWGKTYEIYAEKWHKAGLPEVEFSFDKSSVLPDGRLSVKGTVGYEQNNYFKTRIIYGLSNSGKLYIDTSLEPLEDIKKFDMKGLPRVGWLMELDKSFVNAQWYGCGPQENYIDRSEAAPVGIYHKRVGEEEQTYINPQAYGNRTAVRWLKVMNSNQLGFTAKMFSPEDGVFEHAAFDFSAIPFREKQLKQATHTDQLESDGTVYLHLDRSHAGVGNMPKKRLPEHEVQVEPMNFAFTLNFFSD; encoded by the coding sequence ATGAAAACTTCGGCCGCCAAAACTGCACTTTTAGTTCTTTTCCTGTTTTCCTCAATCTTATTCGCACAGCCTTACGACAATCCAGAAATCAACCGTGAGGGCTGCGAGCCTTTTCACTCAGTTATAACGCCCTGCGCAGATGTGCAGGAGGCGGTATCCTCGAGATATCTTGAGTCTGAGAGGGTTAAGCTTTTGAACGGGCCTTGGAAGTTTAATATGGTCGAATCGAAATCAGATATCCCCTCCGGCGTATCCAAGCCCTCATTCAACGACAGCGGCTGGGACAAACTCCCCGTTCCCTCAAACTGGCAGAGGCATGGGTACGGTCTGCCCGTATATTCAAACCATACGATTGCCGTAGAGCCTGATGAAGTGGGGATTTACAGAAGAAAATGCTATCTAAAGCCGGCCGATATTCAAAGCCGCAGGGTTATGCTCGCTTTCGGCGGAGCCCGCAGCGCTTTGCACGCTTATGTAAACGGCGAAGAGGTGGGCTATGCAGAAGGTTCATACCTGCCCATAAAGTTCGATGTAACAGAAGAGTTAAAGCCGGGATACAACAACCTCACAGTAATAGTTTACCGCCGCAGCGACGGAATACATCTGGAAAACTTCGACCATTGGAGATTAAGCGGGCTGTTTCGTGATGTATATCTCTCAATGAGACCAAAAACCTACATTGAAGACTGGCGAGTTTATGCCGCCGCAGATGGAGATTGGAAGGTTTCAGCAAAGCTCAAAAATAAATCCGCCTCGAAGTGTTCAAATCTCGCCTTAAACGCAATGCTTTTTGATGAGTCCGGAAAGGTTGTTGCGGCGAAAAAGGGCATTAGAATTCCCGAGATGTCCTCAGGAGGTGAGGCGCAAGTACAGGCCTCGGCAAAACTGGATTCAGTGAAGCTTTGGTCGGATGAGAAGCCCAACCTCTACAGAACTGTAGTAGAGCTTGTTAAAGACGGCCTTACACTCGAGACAATCGGCTGCAATACTGGTTTCCGAACAGTGAGCATAGAAGACAGCCAGCTAAAGCTCAACGGCAGGGCGGTAGAAATCAGAGGCGTAAACCGCCATGAGTGGGACGGCGAAAAAGCTCAGGCCGTCGAAAGAGAGGATATGCTCGCTGATGTCCGCCTGATGAAGAAAAACAACATAAACGCAGTTCGAACAAGCCATTACCCCGACGACCCGCGTTTCTATGAGATTTGCGATGAGCTTGGAATTATGGTGATGGATGAGGCAGGTCTCGAAAATCACTGGCGAAACCATCTGGAAAAAGACCCTGAATGGCTCGGCTCGCATATGATGAGAATCAAGGGCGTAGTAGAGCGGGATAAGAATCATCCTTCTGTTGTTTTCTGGTCTTTGGGTAATGAATTCTTCCACGGGCCTAACGTGCAGAAGATGTATGATTGGGTTCTCAAGAAAGACCCGACCCGCGCAGTCTTCAACGACGGCAGGGGCAATAAAGGCAATAATCAGGTTGGCTGCCCGAGCTACAGCAATGCTGCCGAGCTCTCTGAAGCGCATAAAACCCTTGAACAGCCGGGAATCGCCAAAGAGATGGCGCACTGTATGGGCAATTCCCTCGGCCAGCTTTCTGATATGTGGGACCTTTTCAGGGATCCCGATTACCCAAGGCTGCAGGGCGGATTCATCTGGGACTGGATAGATCAGGGCTGGAAAATGACCGAAAACGGCCGCACGTTCTGGGATTACGGCCTTCGCTGCGGCAAAACATACCAGACTCACTTCTGCATCAACGGGATAGTTAATCCAGACCGCTCGGTTTCCGCTAAGCTTCTTCAGGTTAAGAAGGCGTATCAGCCTGTTTCTGTTGAGGCTGTGAATCCGGAGGAAGGCGTATTCAAAATAATAAACCGCCACAGATTTACGCCTCTCTCTGAGTTTGAAGGCAGATGGAAGGTGGAGGAAAACGGAAAGCTTGTTTCAAAAGGAGGGCTCCCTGCCCTCAGCGCTGAGCAGCTGCAAACTGAGAAGGTGAACGTTAATCTGCCCGATGTTGAAGGTGAGGCGTTTATAACTTTCACCTTCTATAGAAAATCAGCTGTGCCCGCAGTTCCGGCAGGGCATAAAATTGCTTTTGAGCAGATTAAGATCAATGAAGGCGAAAAAGAAAAGCTGAAACAGTCAGATTTCGTTAAGTTTGAAAACGGCACGGCTCAAAGCAGCAGTCTAAAGCTTGAAATTGAAAAAGGCCTTCCTGCATCTATAGTTTACAATGAGAAAGAAATTCTCGAATCGCCCGCAAAGCTTTCATTCTGGCGCGCCGAAATAGACAACGACACGCAGAACTGGGGCAAAACATACGAGATTTATGCAGAAAAATGGCACAAGGCAGGTCTTCCCGAAGTGGAATTCAGCTTTGATAAAAGCAGCGTTTTGCCGGACGGAAGGCTTTCAGTCAAAGGTACTGTAGGCTATGAGCAAAACAATTACTTTAAGACGCGCATAATCTACGGTCTTTCAAATTCCGGCAAGCTGTATATTGATACAAGCTTAGAACCGCTTGAGGACATCAAAAAATTCGATATGAAAGGCCTTCCGAGAGTGGGCTGGCTGATGGAGCTTGATAAATCCTTTGTCAATGCTCAGTGGTACGGCTGCGGACCTCAGGAGAATTACATAGACCGCAGCGAAGCTGCGCCGGTGGGAATTTATCATAAGCGTGTCGGCGAAGAAGAGCAGACCTATATCAACCCGCAGGCCTACGGAAACAGAACCGCAGTTCGCTGGCTGAAGGTTATGAATTCAAACCAGCTCGGTTTCACAGCAAAAATGTTTTCTCCGGAAGACGGGGTTTTTGAACACGCAGCATTTGATTTTTCAGCAATACCTTTCAGGGAAAAACAGCTCAAGCAGGCCACTCATACCGACCAGCTCGAGTCTGACGGTACTGTTTATCTCCATCTCGACCGAAGCCATGCAGGCGTAGGGAATATGCCTAAAAAACGGCTCCCCGAGCATGAGGTGCAGGTTGAGCCGATGAATTTTGCCTTCACACTGAATTTTTTCAGTGATTAG
- a CDS encoding Gfo/Idh/MocA family protein codes for MAKLRTAVIGAGKMGSLHTRIYSELELSELVAVADSDASKAGELAEKYGCRSFSDPEELIGKVDAVTIAAPTDSHLKIAAPLIENGIAVLIEKPLASSVEQGEEIARLGREKGVTVAVGHSERCNPVVQAMDRLEIKPRFIEANRVSPYPFRSTDIGVVLDVMIHDIDIILSIAGSPVKSVDAVGVDVIGQNEDICNTRIVFENGCMANVTASRLALKTERKIRIFSSQAYLSLDYFRKEGIVIQTAPNVDVVEWIRERQKEPGFSFENVNWPDLLNIENLKIEDKEPLKVEQSAFLEAAAGKRERPIVTAEEGLAALQCAYKILESIKEKAWQ; via the coding sequence ATGGCGAAATTAAGAACAGCAGTGATAGGTGCCGGGAAGATGGGCAGCCTTCACACGAGGATATACAGTGAGCTTGAACTCAGCGAGCTCGTGGCAGTGGCAGATAGTGATGCTTCTAAAGCCGGCGAGCTTGCAGAGAAATATGGCTGCCGCAGCTTTTCCGATCCGGAAGAGCTTATTGGGAAGGTTGATGCGGTAACGATAGCCGCCCCTACAGACAGCCATCTGAAGATTGCTGCTCCCCTCATAGAAAACGGCATCGCTGTGCTTATAGAAAAGCCTCTGGCCTCAAGCGTAGAGCAGGGCGAAGAGATTGCCCGCCTCGGACGCGAGAAGGGCGTAACAGTTGCAGTAGGCCATAGCGAACGCTGCAATCCCGTTGTGCAGGCGATGGACAGGCTCGAGATAAAGCCCCGATTCATCGAGGCCAACAGGGTAAGCCCGTATCCATTCCGCTCCACGGATATCGGCGTTGTGCTGGATGTTATGATTCACGATATAGATATCATCCTCTCGATAGCGGGCAGTCCGGTTAAGAGCGTGGATGCTGTTGGAGTTGATGTTATAGGGCAGAATGAAGATATCTGCAATACGAGGATAGTTTTTGAAAACGGCTGCATGGCCAATGTAACCGCCTCAAGGCTCGCACTCAAAACAGAGCGTAAGATTCGAATTTTCAGCTCTCAGGCGTATCTGAGCCTCGATTATTTCCGAAAAGAGGGGATTGTAATTCAAACTGCGCCGAATGTTGATGTAGTTGAGTGGATAAGAGAGCGGCAGAAAGAGCCGGGATTCAGCTTTGAAAATGTAAACTGGCCGGATCTGCTCAACATCGAAAACCTCAAGATTGAAGATAAAGAGCCGCTAAAGGTGGAGCAGTCTGCGTTTCTCGAAGCCGCTGCCGGCAAGCGAGAGAGGCCGATAGTTACAGCGGAAGAGGGGCTTGCTGCCCTTCAGTGCGCATACAAAATCCTTGAGAGCATAAAAGAAAAGGCATGGCAGTAA
- a CDS encoding DUF6599 family protein: MADFKRNRKLETTMSAVCLGIIAAAVLGVLLKQNDYDMSSYGLKPSAEESSGRQADSAGQAAPAQGDVPEGFKIFTPEKTYTEETLYEKINGKAPLYTDAGFEKLSSTRFAMKSNPELWFEANVYHMAGLEAAFYVFSTQRRPEAIYKGIDNPLWEYRTENGYFAFAGSRYFEFVGSSQSEELVAEMIKVGRNMAGSPADELPEAVAFLQNSDVLDNKTVKLSLDNTFGVEGLKDILIASSDGRMLFWSKCLSRDAADQMLKIYDSFLSKNGYNLAEKGENSRTYEFFGLKEHFYVDGDVFAGVHEVENLEPAKEDLLSLVAAVKGETDENAE, encoded by the coding sequence TTGGCAGATTTCAAACGAAACAGAAAACTCGAAACCACTATGTCCGCAGTTTGTCTTGGTATTATCGCTGCTGCGGTACTGGGAGTTTTACTCAAGCAGAATGATTATGATATGTCCAGTTACGGCTTGAAGCCTTCTGCGGAAGAATCTTCTGGCCGGCAGGCAGATTCAGCAGGCCAAGCTGCACCTGCACAGGGGGACGTGCCGGAGGGATTTAAAATTTTCACTCCCGAAAAGACCTACACCGAAGAGACTCTCTACGAAAAGATAAACGGCAAGGCACCGCTCTATACCGATGCCGGATTTGAAAAGCTCAGCAGCACAAGATTTGCGATGAAGTCCAATCCTGAATTGTGGTTTGAGGCGAATGTGTATCATATGGCCGGCCTAGAGGCCGCGTTTTACGTCTTCAGCACTCAGCGCCGTCCTGAGGCGATATACAAAGGAATCGACAATCCGCTATGGGAATACCGTACTGAAAACGGCTATTTCGCATTTGCAGGCAGCAGGTATTTTGAATTCGTAGGCTCGAGTCAGTCTGAAGAGCTTGTTGCTGAAATGATAAAGGTCGGACGCAATATGGCCGGTTCGCCTGCTGATGAGCTGCCCGAAGCGGTTGCTTTTCTTCAAAACAGCGACGTCTTGGACAATAAAACTGTAAAGCTCAGCCTCGACAACACCTTCGGAGTTGAAGGGCTTAAAGACATATTGATTGCCAGTTCAGACGGTCGAATGCTCTTTTGGAGTAAGTGCTTAAGCAGAGATGCCGCTGATCAAATGCTTAAGATATACGATTCTTTCCTCAGCAAAAACGGCTACAACCTTGCAGAAAAAGGCGAAAATTCAAGGACTTATGAATTTTTCGGCTTAAAGGAACACTTTTACGTTGACGGGGATGTATTTGCAGGCGTGCACGAGGTTGAGAACTTAGAGCCTGCCAAAGAAGACCTGCTCAGCTTAGTTGCTGCTGTTAAAGGAGAAACTGATGAAAATGCAGAATAG